Proteins from a single region of Streptomyces spectabilis:
- a CDS encoding 3-oxoacyl-ACP synthase III family protein: MASRAAAVPDTDAIGILGTGSCLPGNVVTNDEVGARAGVTDEWITRKTAIRERRWAKPDEATSDLAATAARRALTGAGVRADDVGLVVVATSTPDSPQPPTATAVATEIGVPSGTPAFDVNAVCSGFVFALTAAERMIRGTGRHAVVIGADIYSRTLDPTDHRTVVLFGDGAGAVVIGPTAGRGVLATRLATFPEERELIRVPAGGSVIPASAASVEQGLHYFTMDGPAVRRFVTDRVGPLIRTFLDDQLPGDGRRPHFVPHQANGRMIEALAADLGFAPEHTHTTVRLYGNTGAASIPITLDRAAHRLAPGDLVLLAGFGGGMAAGLALVEWQPTEGT; encoded by the coding sequence ATGGCCAGTCGCGCAGCAGCGGTCCCCGACACGGACGCGATCGGAATACTCGGCACCGGCTCCTGCCTCCCCGGCAACGTCGTCACCAACGACGAGGTGGGAGCGCGGGCCGGGGTGACGGACGAGTGGATCACCCGCAAGACCGCGATCCGCGAGCGCCGCTGGGCGAAACCGGACGAGGCCACGTCGGACCTCGCGGCGACGGCCGCGCGCAGGGCGCTGACCGGCGCGGGGGTGCGCGCCGACGACGTCGGCCTCGTCGTCGTGGCGACGTCCACGCCGGACTCGCCGCAGCCCCCCACCGCCACGGCGGTCGCCACCGAGATCGGCGTGCCCTCCGGCACGCCCGCCTTCGACGTCAACGCGGTGTGCAGCGGCTTCGTCTTCGCCCTGACCGCGGCGGAGCGCATGATCCGCGGCACCGGGCGGCACGCCGTCGTCATCGGCGCCGACATCTACTCCCGCACCCTCGACCCCACCGACCACCGCACCGTGGTGCTCTTCGGCGACGGCGCGGGCGCGGTGGTCATCGGGCCGACCGCGGGGCGCGGCGTGCTCGCCACCCGCCTCGCCACCTTCCCCGAGGAGCGGGAGCTGATCCGGGTCCCGGCGGGCGGCTCCGTGATCCCCGCCTCCGCGGCCTCCGTGGAGCAGGGCCTGCACTACTTCACGATGGACGGGCCCGCCGTGCGCCGCTTCGTGACGGACCGGGTCGGCCCGCTGATCCGGACGTTCCTCGACGACCAGCTGCCGGGCGACGGGCGCCGCCCGCACTTCGTGCCGCACCAGGCCAACGGCCGCATGATCGAAGCGCTCGCCGCCGACCTGGGATTCGCACCTGAACACACCCACACCACCGTGCGCCTGTACGGCAACACCGGAGCGGCGTCCATACCGATCACCCTGGACCGGGCGGCGCACCGCCTCGCCCCCGGCGACCTGGTGCTGCTCGCCGGGTTCGGCGGCGGGATGGCGGCGGGCCTCGCCCTGGTCGAATGGCAGCCGACCGAAGGGACCTGA
- a CDS encoding SRPBCC family protein, which produces MSASEGMSRTATRESAPLFEIGVEIPVARPPENVFAVVSDLPRSRQWSEECTGGEWIHGEPGTVGSVFRGHNHRRADVVEWAPVVRGTWTTTAQVVAAEPPRRFSWAMRTQDGRVQDSVWSFLLSPADGGGTTLTHHFRMGAPTEGIQAITAGMDDDEKKRFFTEWGAKVRTDMAATLGRLKKVIESE; this is translated from the coding sequence ATGAGCGCATCAGAAGGAATGTCCCGGACCGCTACCCGTGAAAGCGCGCCCCTCTTCGAGATCGGCGTCGAAATCCCTGTGGCCCGCCCGCCGGAGAATGTCTTCGCCGTGGTGAGCGATCTGCCGCGCAGCCGCCAGTGGAGCGAGGAGTGCACCGGCGGCGAATGGATCCACGGCGAGCCCGGCACCGTGGGCTCGGTCTTCCGCGGCCACAACCACCGGCGCGCCGATGTCGTCGAGTGGGCCCCGGTCGTCCGCGGCACCTGGACCACCACGGCCCAGGTCGTGGCGGCCGAACCGCCGCGGCGCTTCTCCTGGGCCATGCGGACCCAGGACGGCCGGGTGCAGGACAGCGTGTGGAGCTTCCTCCTGAGCCCCGCCGACGGCGGCGGCACCACGCTGACCCACCACTTCCGCATGGGCGCCCCCACCGAGGGCATCCAGGCCATCACGGCCGGGATGGACGACGACGAGAAGAAGAGGTTCTTCACCGAGTGGGGAGCCAAGGTCCGCACGGATATGGCCGCGACCCTCGGCCGATTGAAGAAGGTCATCGAATCCGAGTGA
- a CDS encoding class I adenylate-forming enzyme family protein, which translates to MLLQRIGNRGIRLGTLFDRAAAKYPTNVLLLDHDLDIAPERGRSLTMTDVADLVSDLGSRLWRAGLRPGDHLVVHKSNAFDITLLAVAAARIGAVPVLLSPQLDGDTVVALLRRVERPYLLTDAAKLTTTLPEAVFALSHRVLLASGTHGRATSLAELAGAPRIPALELPPDHRTLVTHTSGTTGLPKLAVHTAFSLQARYRPQALATALMRRREPVAIHVSFVHSRLFTALAISLLRGFPVAILADSEPGRVAELFARLRPAVLEAHPNTYLRWEELAADDLGPLSNVKLFSSTFDALHPRTVRTLIGASRRRSPRFGQIYGQSEVGPSVARSYGKHRSPDADGRCVGIPFPGMTGVRVVSRDGKRPTSSSPGYIEISSDGRIRTYLGEDERFSRQADERWWRMGDLGYRTRWGCLHLMDREVDEIPGFGSTLSVEDRLFSRIGELAEVVIIPTEDGAPLPVVCTKDDRPLDLAAWREATAGLPEMAAPLQWRRADLPQTATTKIKRLELAGLVRAGGPPAPAPAPGATAAADRVGDPV; encoded by the coding sequence ATGCTTCTCCAGCGCATAGGAAACCGCGGCATCAGGCTGGGCACCCTCTTCGACCGGGCCGCCGCCAAGTACCCCACGAACGTCCTGCTCCTCGACCACGACCTGGACATCGCGCCGGAGCGGGGCCGCAGCCTGACCATGACGGACGTCGCCGACCTCGTGAGCGACCTCGGCTCCCGGCTGTGGCGCGCGGGGCTCCGCCCCGGTGACCATCTAGTAGTTCACAAGAGCAACGCCTTCGACATCACCCTGCTCGCCGTCGCGGCCGCCCGGATCGGGGCCGTCCCGGTGCTCCTGTCACCGCAGCTTGACGGCGACACCGTCGTCGCGCTGCTCCGCCGGGTCGAACGCCCCTACCTGCTCACCGACGCCGCGAAGCTGACCACGACGCTGCCCGAAGCCGTCTTCGCGCTCAGCCACCGCGTGCTGCTCGCCTCCGGCACCCACGGGCGCGCCACCTCCCTGGCCGAGCTGGCGGGCGCCCCGCGCATCCCCGCCCTGGAGCTGCCGCCCGACCACCGCACCCTGGTCACGCACACCTCCGGCACCACAGGACTGCCCAAGCTGGCCGTCCACACCGCCTTCAGCCTCCAGGCGCGCTACCGGCCGCAGGCCCTGGCGACGGCCCTGATGCGGCGCCGCGAACCCGTGGCCATCCACGTGTCGTTCGTGCACTCGCGCCTGTTCACCGCCCTGGCCATCTCCCTGCTCCGCGGCTTCCCCGTGGCGATCCTCGCGGACTCCGAACCGGGGCGCGTCGCGGAGCTGTTCGCCCGGCTGCGCCCCGCCGTCCTGGAGGCCCACCCGAACACGTATCTGCGCTGGGAGGAGCTCGCCGCCGACGACCTCGGCCCGCTGTCCAACGTCAAGCTCTTCAGCAGCACCTTCGACGCCCTGCACCCGCGGACCGTGCGCACCCTCATCGGGGCGTCGCGGCGCCGCTCCCCGCGCTTCGGCCAGATCTACGGCCAGAGCGAGGTCGGCCCGAGCGTCGCCCGCTCGTACGGCAAGCACCGCTCGCCCGACGCCGACGGGCGCTGCGTGGGCATCCCCTTCCCGGGCATGACCGGCGTACGGGTGGTCAGCCGCGACGGGAAGCGGCCGACGTCGTCGTCGCCGGGCTACATCGAGATCAGCAGCGACGGCCGCATCCGTACCTACCTCGGCGAGGACGAGCGGTTCAGCCGGCAGGCGGACGAACGCTGGTGGCGCATGGGCGACTTGGGCTACCGCACCCGCTGGGGCTGTCTGCACCTGATGGACCGCGAGGTGGACGAGATCCCCGGCTTCGGCAGCACCCTGTCGGTGGAGGACCGGCTGTTCTCCCGGATCGGGGAGCTGGCCGAGGTGGTGATCATCCCGACGGAGGACGGCGCGCCCCTGCCGGTGGTGTGCACCAAGGACGACCGGCCGCTCGACCTCGCCGCGTGGCGCGAGGCGACCGCAGGCCTGCCGGAGATGGCCGCGCCGCTGCAGTGGCGCCGGGCGGACCTGCCGCAGACCGCCACCACCAAGATCAAGCGCCTGGAGCTGGCCGGACTCGTCCGCGCGGGCGGCCCCCCGGCCCCGGCCCCGGCCCCGGGCGCGACAGCGGCCGCCGACCGGGTCGGTGATCCGGTATGA
- a CDS encoding FAD-dependent monooxygenase, with product MTTVVVAGGGIGGLATALSVSAHGHRVVVCERGEEFAELGAGIQLAPNGMHALDRLGLAGTVGRIAVPVEELRFMDGVTGDHVVSMPLGEEYRRRFRNAYVVVHRGELYRTLLRACQDSDLIELRASCPVVGYEHGGDEDAPGVRVLLGQGRVLTADALVGADGLHSAVRAKVVGDGAPRNAGITVYRSIVPMERVPEDLRHRSVSWWTGPGRHFVHYPIAGGRYLNLAPSVENRPSETFSGLPVPAADVRAQFAVLCDTARRLLALGTDWKAWVLVDREPVREWTDGRVALLGDAAHPMLHYAAQGACMALEDAVVIGELLNCPPRQFGARLRQYNASRRERTARVHRLARDSIRLWHARDADARARNETLAAMSATDLYDYVAWLHGARDFAPPSGSAEGTYTLAGYLGPADSGGAADDPAAPHTLGGSLELPEQQR from the coding sequence ATGACGACCGTCGTCGTGGCCGGTGGCGGCATCGGCGGGCTCGCCACCGCGCTCAGCGTCTCGGCCCACGGGCACCGCGTCGTGGTGTGCGAGCGCGGCGAGGAGTTCGCCGAACTCGGCGCGGGCATCCAGCTGGCCCCCAACGGCATGCACGCCCTGGACCGGCTCGGCCTCGCCGGGACCGTCGGCCGGATCGCGGTCCCCGTCGAGGAGCTGCGCTTCATGGACGGCGTCACGGGCGACCACGTCGTCAGCATGCCCCTCGGCGAGGAATACCGCCGCCGCTTCCGCAACGCCTACGTGGTCGTGCACCGCGGCGAGCTCTACCGCACCCTGCTGCGGGCGTGCCAGGACAGCGACCTGATCGAACTGCGGGCCTCGTGCCCGGTCGTCGGCTACGAACACGGCGGGGACGAGGACGCGCCGGGCGTGCGGGTGCTGCTCGGCCAGGGGCGGGTGCTCACCGCGGACGCCCTCGTGGGCGCCGACGGGCTGCACTCCGCGGTGCGGGCGAAGGTCGTCGGCGACGGCGCGCCGCGCAACGCGGGCATCACCGTGTACCGGTCGATCGTGCCCATGGAGCGCGTGCCGGAGGACCTGCGGCACCGGTCGGTGTCGTGGTGGACGGGCCCCGGCCGGCACTTCGTGCACTATCCGATCGCGGGCGGCCGCTACCTCAACCTGGCGCCCAGCGTGGAGAACCGGCCCTCCGAGACCTTCTCCGGCCTGCCGGTCCCTGCCGCCGACGTCCGCGCGCAGTTCGCGGTCCTCTGCGACACCGCCAGGCGCCTGCTCGCACTCGGCACGGACTGGAAGGCCTGGGTGCTCGTCGACCGGGAGCCCGTGCGCGAGTGGACCGACGGCCGGGTCGCCCTGCTCGGCGACGCCGCGCACCCGATGCTGCACTACGCGGCGCAGGGCGCGTGCATGGCCCTGGAGGACGCGGTGGTCATCGGCGAGCTCCTCAACTGCCCGCCCCGGCAATTCGGCGCGCGGCTGCGGCAGTACAACGCCTCGCGCCGGGAGCGCACCGCGCGGGTGCACCGCCTCGCCCGCGACAGCATCCGCCTGTGGCACGCGCGCGACGCCGACGCCCGCGCCCGCAACGAGACCCTGGCCGCCATGTCGGCGACCGATCTGTACGACTACGTGGCGTGGCTGCACGGAGCCCGGGACTTCGCGCCGCCCTCGGGCTCGGCCGAGGGCACGTACACCCTGGCCGGATACCTCGGCCCGGCCGACTCCGGGGGCGCCGCCGACGACCCGGCCGCGCCCCACACCCTCGGCGGCTCCCTCGAACTGCCCGAGCAGCAGCGCTAG